In Labeo rohita strain BAU-BD-2019 chromosome 16, IGBB_LRoh.1.0, whole genome shotgun sequence, one DNA window encodes the following:
- the vamp1b gene encoding vesicle-associated membrane protein 1 has translation MSAPDDANPAGAPGAPGAPGGGGPPAPPPNTTSNRRLQQTQAQVEEVVDIMRVNVDKVLERDQKLSELDDRADALQAGASQFESCAAKLKNKYWWKNCKMMIIMGVIGVIFIGIIFLYFFS, from the exons AT GTCTGCtccagatgatgccaacccagCAGGTGCTCCTGGAGCCCCAGGTGCCCCTGGTGGAGGTGGTCCACCTGCTCCTCCTCCAAACACCACCAGCAACCGCCGACTGCAGCAGACACAAGCACAAGTGGAGgag GTGGTGGATATCATGCGTGTGAATGTGGATAAGGTTCTGGAGAGAGACCAGAAGCTCTCTGAGCTGGACGACAGGGCAGATGCTCTGCAGGCCGGGGCGTCACAGTTTGAAAGCTGTGCTGCCAAACTGAAGAACAAATACTGGTGGAAGAATTGCAAG ATGATGATTATTATGGGTGTCATTGGAGTCATCTTCATTGGAATCATATTCT TGTATTTCTTCTCCTGA